The Glycine max cultivar Williams 82 chromosome 17, Glycine_max_v4.0, whole genome shotgun sequence genome contains the following window.
ACGCTAATAATATTAATAGGCAAGTTTTACTGAATCGCTACCTTCAATTTAATTGCAAATAGTTTCAGATGTGTATATATTTTCAATGTACAAAAATCCTAGTACTAATTAATGGCTTTTCTCTTTTcccaacattaaaaaaaattaagggtaaataatcattttggTCCTTGAATGTGTAATGTGTTACAAATTTGTctcttaaagataaaatttcaaattttagtatcggaaactaaaaaaaatgcgaCAAATCCAACCATAGGTTAACTTTCGTCTGCTACCGTTGAAAGTACCTATGTGACACATTCAAGACGAACATGTGAGTGTTCTACACATCTAATGACAAAATGACTGTTTATCTTAAATATAGTTTAATCTTCATCTTTCTCATTTTAATTGCAAGCATAACATTATaacaaatacttaaaaaaaataagaaaacaaacataaagtaaaacaaacacaataatAAGCATGATATTGATTAATACACATAATTTGTATATTactctaaaatttataatgtgacgATAGCTAACCTAAAATATGAgactcaaacaaaaatgtataatcattaagttaatcctatttttttaaagtgtttattataatgttatatttgtaatgattaaaaggaaaatgataaagattaaattatgtgatgaataaatagttatttttatccAGAATGTATAGAGGGCTCACAAATTCATTATTTAGTAATACTTTACGCCTTCGGAAAAAACTATGTAACAGacccttttgatttttttatacttcaacaaaattcaataatatttaattgagattttttatCACTAAAAACAAAGCATGAGGTATTCAAAATTATGCAGATTTGGATGAGTATTCTTTTGATTGatgaattttgtataatttcttAGTTGTATCTATTAATATCACATCCACTACCTCACCTAAAaccataagatttttttattgttctatccaatttttttttttcccatcaCATTGTTTCTCTCTTCCTCGAAGGCACTTCTAAGTTGCTGTGAAAAGGGACTGCAATGCTTGTGCGAAATCTCAATTGCTTTAACAGAGCCCAAGATTCCCGCTTGCAACTTATGAATAAAACATGTGTCATTGTGAAATTTTAAATCTGATTCTGCTTCTCCCTTCCCCGTAATTGCACTACAATCTCATAAAATTATGCCCACCACCTGCTTGTGACAATTCTGCAACCACAGTAATCTTCCACAAACACAATATTCCCATAATAAATCATCCTCTATCATAACCATTGACCCCAACCATGTTAGTCAGACATGTTAAACACCAAGACtccatcaaacaaaaaatatattatcgttATTGAACTTCAACCTTCAACAATAGAGTATTACAATACTGAATCAAATTGGTAGACACAATTTTGAATCGGTCCTGAATCAAATTATTGTTAGGACCCACTTCCTATCATAcatatttattgttataatgTTTGATAATTCATGGAGTAATTTAAGATCTTATAAatctaaaaagtttttttaaattttataaatctattaaaatctagattgtaaaattttaatcatgaaagtttttttaaaaaaaatttagaaattattacattcttataaaatcttttaaaatccacaaaatttttttatatataaaaaatcttttaaaatcctaattaaaTACACCCtaagtatgaaaaaaataaaggttaaGTGAACATTtacttttaaacaaatttatcaaaaaaaaaactgaaaaaatacTTCTTCTGTGCTTTTGCACCTTAAAAAGCTTCTCAACAAGTGAATGTATTTCTTAGTCCATTAAAAtttgaaggattaaaaaaataaaattttttatttaagaggAGCAATTAAAAAGAGTATTTCCAAATTTAGATGAGTAAAaagtacatatttttatttgaggaataaaaaaaaagacctcCTAATTTAAATTCAGTattgttaacaaaaaataaggATGGAGATTAGGGTGAGTGATGCGAAACTCGCTAAAACAGAAACAAATCCAAttacgaagaagaagaagaagaaggggttTGAGCCTGAAAGAACATAACAGTGGGACTGTGGGAGTTGGGGACTCGTTTGCCAAGTTGCTTCTCTTCTATCTCCGTGCTTCTGGATGATCAAAATTAcagcattattattattattgaagtgATTTTTGCAGGTTTGCCCAAAAATGGAATCGGTGCCAAACCCAAACAACGGGGAGGAACCCACTTCGTGGGATGAGCTATACAACATCAATTTGATGCCTTCAGAGTTATTTCTCAAGTTCCGAAAAGAACTTCAGGGCATTCGAGTTGGTCTCAATATGGAGGTTCTTTTCTATTCTACTTCATCGCTAGCTACTAACTCTTTCTATTGGACCCATTcaaatttaacctttttttcctcttttattaATATTCTCGCATCTAAGTTAAGGTTTCTATAATAACTTGCTTGAAATTGGTAAGCAATTAGCTAGATACATGCTGtcaagtaattattatttttttttatcatgaaggATAGTTTGAACTGAAAAACCTACTGGTGGTTATATGCTAAGGGCTAATAAAGCAAAGCTTAGGGGGAATTTGTCCTTTTAAACCACAGGGAGACAGACtctaatttattcttatttgtGTGTATTTTGTTAGTGTAACAGTTAGTTGTTTTGCATATGAAGATATCAGGTAGGAGATCCATATTTGTTACTCTTGTCTCTTTCCTCAGAATCAATGTACTGAGAATTACCTTGTATAAGAATACCACACTTCAATTCATGCACTCTGACAACTTAAGACTTATAAGTTTGTAAAGTGGTTTGAAAACCAGCTAATTATTTCCTTTATTGGTTCATCAATATCATGCATGGTACGGGATTTAGATTATTCTTTGTTCCCTAATTTGACCAATGTTTACTATTGTTTTTAATCCTGGCAACATGGTTAAACCCATCTGTTGTGAGCATACAAGAAGTGCCTAACAGAACTCTAGAATTTGTAGTATTGATGCTCTATGAAATTTAACTATTAGAATACATATGATGACTACTGAGGTTAATGTTGTGGAGTTTTTGTTTACTAGTCAATCATTTACATGTGATGACTACTTATTCAGGTCATCCTTTTTTTTGGTGCAGTTCTATAATGCCCCAGTCAATGAATATCAAGCAAAGCTTGTATTGAAGCCTTTAACACCTGAATGGAAGTGGAAGATAATCTATGAGCCCCTTCATCAAGATGTTCGTGTTCTTTCAAAAAAGATCCCCATCACTAAATTTCTTAATCTTCAGGTTGAGTGgtgtctatttttctttttcatgacattgttgttatgtttatttttatcattgctgaaaatgtttgaaataatattaaatgtgtcatttttcatgtgcttatatatattgattcccgcatttttattattgatgtcATTATAAGTTTATTTCCCACTTTCTgtaaaatttcatttgaaatGATTCACACTGACATAAACAGTGCAGGTTGGTGTGGGACACAATTTTCAAATGCATGCTACTGGTTGGAAATGGAAGCTCACCACATGTTTGGGTGGAGATGGTATATCCCGGATCCGAAATAAGACATCAATTGGCTTGTTTCCCGGTTTTGATTTACGGTTTGGATGGAGAGCAGACTATGTTCTTCCTGAAATTACTGGGtaagttttgtaatttttttatttagtgaaaaaataattagaataataGCTTTGAAACTAAAATACATTTATCAGTGTTTAGAAAGTATACTCTGATCAAATATTTTTGGATGAGCTATTCtattatttctaatttcttattctgttttagtttttatttttgttctgttTCATGGATGACtggttatttgaaattttaatccaTAACAGGGCACTGGGTACTGATGAGCCAATGTTCAACATGCACTCAGGACGGCTACAAGCATCACTAGATAGAGTTGAGGCCATCTTAACCCACACTGATGCTCCTTGATTTGGGTAAAGAAGATAATGTTCATGAGGTGTGACCCCATTCCCTTTTGAAAGAAGTTCCAAGTAGTGGTTGCGGACAGTAACATCAGCAAACAGAATACTGGAATAAATGTATggtgaaagatgaaaatatcatcccttatttcaattttatttatcttaataatttattaagaaaCATATATTAAGATCAGAAATATCTACAATGATGATTTATGTGCACTGGATTTTAGTCATTTTATGCATATTATGATGTGGACACTGAATCTAAAACTGtacttgagaaaaaaaaatacatattgttATTGAGAAGTAAACCTCTTTTCCAAGTTTCTGCAGATTATGCTTTTGCCACATTCTATTTGTTTTTCAGATTATTTTTGTAATGAAATTAGCACAGAACACTATTTTTGTAATGAAAAATTGCACTGGTTGTCTTGGTGACAGCAAAATTAAATAGCTTCATGATAAGCTCACTACTAGTTTTTGAGATTGATAGCTTTCCTAATCTGGGTATAGTTTCCGCAGGGAGTAAGTCAAATTTTGAAGTATGTCCTACCTGCCTGAAATGCATTGCCTCAGAAGTGGAGTCAAGATGATACCGCGAAAGTTATTCGAAAATTGTGGCATGACCCGCCAGTTAAAATTATGGAGCGCCTGATGTATTCAAAGGGCTATTTGTCTTGTGCATACATTATTTCAATAGTGTCGAGTTATTAACTTGTTTTGCCAGtgcaataatttattaatttgtacATGTGGCTGTAATTAGTTTTTTCAAATCCCGAATTGAGATGTTGCAAATTATTACCCAGATATCCCTGCTTTGCCGGGGGGTGGGGAATTTGAGAGCATAAATATAATACTCTATCGTGGTTTGCTTTTCCAACCTAAACCTGGTCAAACTAGGGACACAAGGATTAATCTCTTTTCTTTGTCAATGCTATAGGATGTTTGGTTTCACAGATGTGATTATCACATTTCGGATGTAAATTTTAGAAGCTAACAATTGTAACCTTTACATCCAAAACGTGACTTCTTCCTTGCTAATGAGTTGGAATCTCATAGTACGGTGGGTATTTTTTATGATGAACGTGTTTAGATTGACATTCTTAACGAACTGTGTTCTCGATTTTTCttatcaaatcaaagaaaaacatggaaGTTATTCTCTGTATCCTTTAAGCCAAAAACACATGATATTATAATACTCGAGGACGTTAAGCCAAAAACACATGATATTGATCTCCTTAACCAGCTATGCATAGTGTTTTTGTTATTATGAATATTCCTTGGTCACATGAGACCATCAGTTTTACAAGTTGGTGGTAGGGTTACTTTTCATGAAATTGATCCGCGTCACGAGCTATGCTATGCGTAATATAAACGTTATTGTCACATTCATATGCGTATTAGACTACTAGCAGTTACTGTTAGCACATAGCTACAAGTATGATTCGTAATCATCAGGAGGCAGATGTAGTGCACAGTTCTACTTATTCTGCAGAGGGAATATTGTTGCACTCTCCAATGAGTAAAGAAAGTGGGTCCTCCCTTATGCTAGCCGTTATAGCCATTCTTAACGGCACCTTTCACCTCCctataaataaattcaaataaaaaatcaaagcagAACAGAAACTACACACGGAAGAAATGGCTTCTTCAAAATCAAAGGTTAGAAGGGCATGTTCTTTCACCAACCTCCTCCTTAGCTGTTTGAATTTCTCACTCTTTATCCTCTCTGCTTCCTCATTTGCACCCACTATTCTCCTCAAGATGCCCCCAACTTCATTCGGCATGGCTCTCCTTATGGTCTCTGGCATCTCACTCCTCTCATCTTTTGTGGGCTTCTACTCCCCGCTCACACACTTCTGTTACCTCACTCACATTTCACTTCTACTAGCCTCATTAATAGGACAAGTGCTGACCATATTGGCCTTGttcacaaaagagaaagcaagCATGTCCCTTCTGAAGTCACCAAGGGACCCCAAAGAAGCCAAACTTTTGGTGAGGCTGGAGTGTGGGGCATTGATGGCAATGTTCATGCTGCAGTGTGTGGTGCTGATGCTGGGTTGTGCAGTGCATAGTTTCTGGGTGAAGGATTATGAGGAACTCGAAGCAGAGAAAGCCGCCTCGGCGAGGAAGAGGAGTAGGAGAATTGCGGAGGTGCAAGAGGAATCCATGGCTAATGCTAGCAAGATGGCAGAAATCAAAGCTAAAGAGTTGGATGAGAAAATGAAAAGCAAGTATGGGCAGTGGATGAAGACTGATTTTGAACCTTGAGGTTTTTCAACATTTTGTTGTGTCTTCTTCTACCTTGTACCAGTGCAGATAATTTGCatcattgttttttattgttcCTCTTCCTTCTTCTGTAGCCTATTGTTGGTGTTGGTTGTTTGGGGTCACTGTGTGTGGCCATTGAATTTGaatgttgtgacttgtgagcaTTCAAGGTGATGTGAATCTTACGaggcggatcgcttgatacaggctgtagagtttttggttgacgccacttccagtgaaggaagataagtcatggtagacgccacttcccgtgaaggaagataagtctgggtagacgccacaaggattaccttgataagtctgatattgggtcaacaaggaacccagagagaaactctcaccaaattttatcaaaatgccaaaagttttttttattcaaaacaaaaaccaatacttatagtgtagctgaacaaaaagataaaaatagacatgagccttctaaacagtttgggccaaaattgcaataaaaataaattataactaaaaacttatttaacttgggccttcaaattaatctgggccttcagcaacaattaatagtcttgctagtgtctctgcctctgggctttcatccttctccacttgggcatTCATCATTCTCCACTCGGaggctttatccttctccacttgggcctttgcccttctccacttgggcctttagcctgtatttggccaatttcaggattctcatcattccctccttcttggaaaacatttgtcctcaaatgtccaggatcatcaccgggttcaagtaccacttccttccttttcttgttggcttgcttggcatagctttcattcttctttgcaatttgcaccttcacttggtcatacaatcttttcacatactcaactttgtcatgtgcatccttacgttgagtctcttggggattgcttttgtaagttggcctgttaggcaatgaagctccggggaggagatcaacttgatgttctatgcctcttgaaggtggcagtccatgaggaatctccttaggaaagacatttttaaattcctgcaataatggttgaacactaggagaaatagaaatagtaaactcattagaattatcagtagaaattttactgtctttgcaatactgtagattgagtggttcatgagcaggtaacactttcctcacttcactcgcctctgcaaaataattaaattttctttcatgtgtatcactcttttcctcgggtgtatcactcttctttttcatattcctttgtggtgcctcactattttctttctcttcttctctcttttctcccattctgatttggtcatcacacacttctctaggggatagaggtttaagagtaaatgaggaagatttggctattcgtctgtagggcttttctttgttacggttcaacaaacgttgcatttgtgtagtccacgcgtccagaaataagcgttgagattcgtccagttgatgatatacaccaccattgtcaccagctcttgccatgattaaggaacaaagaattttgcagtaaattaaaaaaaattcaggacctcaccacactctactcacgtgtttctctctttaatggtagttcactcgtgtttgatgctctcaatataggcttttgtgtgatgttttcactcttgccttttaccactcactccctcttaagttcctggatggatcaaattagacacacaaggtaatataaaataaaaggaaagacaatataattatcagagtaacagatttgatttgggataacaacttggacttgatttggatagcagattggatttgatttggataacagattagatttggataacaaatctgatttggataaaaaaattgatttgatttgatttggataatagatcagatttggataacaaattagatttaatttggataacagatatgataacaaataagataacagataggataacagataagataacagatatgacaagtaaacttcaaatgctcataacttttgctacggttgtccgtttgaggcccactatatatcaaaacgctcagaattcagaggagaatctagataagggaatttggtacacgattttctgccaaaaaaaagcctctaactgcctcaatttcgtgttgaaagatcaaacacccactttctcttttttctctttcttcttttcttctctttttttttttttcaaaatttctgcaactttttttttttacttgaaacagaacccaaacaattttttttttatgacacaaagtctgaaagacactagaaacaagaacacaaacgtgacaagaacaagaacgaaacaaagacacaaacaagaacgcaacaagacgcaaacaagaaaataaataacagaacaaagacaaaacacgaacctggacaaattacaaagaaaaataataggataagatagaacctgtatcaagagccgaagctctgataccagatgatgtgaacctgagtaggagtggatcgtttgatacaggctacgaaggtttggatgacgccacttccagtgaaggaagataagtcatggtagacgccacttccagtgaaggaagataagtctgggtagacgccacttccggttaaggaagataagtctgggtagacgccacttccggttaaggaagataagtctgggtagacgccacaaggattaccttgataagtctgataattggttcaacaaggaacccagagagaaactctcaccaaattttatcaaaatgccaaaagttttttttattcaaaacaaaaaccaatacttatagtgtagctgaacaaaaagataaaaatagacatgggccttctaaacagtttgggccaaaattgcaataaaaataaattataactaaaaacttatttaacttgggccttcaaattaatctgggccttcagcaacaattaatagtcttgctagtgtctctgcctctgggctttcatccttctccacttgggcattcatccttctccactcgggggctttatccttctccacttgggcctttgcccttctccacttgagcctttagcctgtatttggccaatttcaggattctcatcacaaGGTACAAGTTATCTGGGAATTTCTGTTGTTTACTGAAAATCCATCGTGTTATTGAATAACAATATGCACGCCCATTTTGCCATATTTTTTACTGAATGCAGTGAGTAAATAGATCTTCCCTAACTAAATACAATAACACAGTCCGAAACACACTTTTTCTAACACTCTAACACACATTTTGAATTCGTGTTTGGGTAgcttttgtaaaattgattttgaatcaagtgattttataaatttgattttaaataaatagattatagCGCGTATATAATGATTATTAATGAGTGATTAATTTGAATGTtacacatttaatatttttaaataagacaTCAAATTTAAGTCTTGTACTTTTTCTTAAACAATATACCAAAAAATATCGAATTCGaatattttgtaagaaaatagATATTAGATTTTCATATAAGTTATTCTCTATCCATTATTTGTTTTCCTCATTTCAGTCTCCGTGTctctacttttaattttttaggctGCAGAAGCAAGCTAAGCAAGAGTGAATCTAATTTATAGGAGGAATATTAGTAACGTatttttaatacacttttttttaccatttatttatttgaaataaaaatttgtataggTTACccttcttatttaataaatttccattctaataatttttaattaataaaaaacgtGTTAAAAAAAGGTTCTTAAGATATTGTTGTCAAATTATCATCTTCAATAGAATTGCTGATCTTCATCTAAGGATTTCAATTTTACTCAACAATGCTCAAATTTCCTTTCAAAATGATATGAAATTCAGTCCAAACTCAATGCCGTCACCCACCAATTCCAACCACAAATATCCTTTTTGTCTGTACATTCTTCAATGATTTTAACGAACTATTCATCgacatgaaacaaaaacaattagGGGCACACTATAAATTATTCTGCTcaataaaatggaaaataaaggCACATTGTAACATAAAGACAAATGtcgtagaataaaattttatatggtattaatttcataataattttaataaagtttttaaatattatatttctgATATTTACATTT
Protein-coding sequences here:
- the LOC100799495 gene encoding uncharacterized protein — its product is MESVPNPNNGEEPTSWDELYNINLMPSELFLKFRKELQGIRVGLNMEFYNAPVNEYQAKLVLKPLTPEWKWKIIYEPLHQDVRVLSKKIPITKFLNLQVGVGHNFQMHATGWKWKLTTCLGGDGISRIRNKTSIGLFPGFDLRFGWRADYVLPEITGALGTDEPMFNMHSGRLQASLDRVEAILTHTDAP
- the LOC100795082 gene encoding uncharacterized protein, producing MASSKSKVRRACSFTNLLLSCLNFSLFILSASSFAPTILLKMPPTSFGMALLMVSGISLLSSFVGFYSPLTHFCYLTHISLLLASLIGQVLTILALFTKEKASMSLLKSPRDPKEAKLLVRLECGALMAMFMLQCVVLMLGCAVHSFWVKDYEELEAEKAASARKRSRRIAEVQEESMANASKMAEIKAKELDEKMKSKYGQWMKTDFEP